From the genome of Hymenobacter sp. PAMC 26628, one region includes:
- a CDS encoding DUF4142 domain-containing protein has translation MKRIALPALVVAGMLFGTGCSSKPDSTTTAKDVNDQKVDNGTVATAAGSNTDTKDVTDYMVDLANTGRTEFELSQAAATRATNPAVKKYASQTVSTHAKDEAELKDEATKRNITLPPTLSPDSQEMLTKLQAEKAGMDFDKKYLDDMADVNDKAISKAKDTLKNSQDPALKTYVQKIMDDDQKHMDEAKRLKTAMK, from the coding sequence ATGAAAAGAATCGCCCTTCCCGCCCTAGTAGTTGCCGGCATGTTGTTTGGCACCGGCTGCTCGTCCAAGCCCGATAGCACCACTACCGCCAAAGATGTGAACGACCAGAAAGTGGACAACGGCACCGTGGCCACCGCCGCCGGCTCGAACACCGACACCAAAGACGTGACCGACTATATGGTGGACCTGGCCAACACCGGCCGCACCGAGTTCGAGTTGAGCCAGGCCGCCGCCACCCGCGCCACCAACCCTGCCGTAAAAAAATACGCCAGCCAAACGGTGAGCACCCACGCCAAGGACGAGGCCGAGCTGAAGGACGAAGCCACCAAGCGCAACATCACTTTGCCCCCCACCCTGAGCCCCGACAGCCAAGAAATGCTGACCAAGCTACAAGCTGAAAAAGCCGGCATGGACTTCGACAAAAAATACCTCGACGACATGGCCGATGTAAACGACAAAGCCATCAGCAAAGCCAAGGATACGCTCAAGAACTCACAGGACCCGGCCCTGAAAACCTACGTCCAAAAGATCATGGACGACGACCAAAAACACATGGACGAAGCCAAGCGGCTGAAGACGGCTATGAAGTAA
- a CDS encoding dihydroorotase: MLLLQNARIASENSPVLLEADVLIVEGKIQDIGPNLAIPEGARVIDARGRVLMPGMFDAHVHFRAPGFENKETITTGSEAAINGGITGVVMMPNTRPALDSATAVATVLENAKLRSRIPVYTSGCVTKNREGKELAEIEGMRELGVKMLTDDGDTTNDPAVLLRAMQYATEFGMFFASHCEVPELAGPRALNEGVMSYRLGIKGSPACAEEIIIDRDIRLARAAGAHVHIQHVSSKLGMETIRWWKSRGDVKVTAEVAPHHLMFTDEHIGDYDTNYKMNPPLRTQADCDALLEGLVEGVFDLIATDHAPHTPFEKAQDFLSAPNGITGLDTALVSLYHHFVEPKKFGWDLVVKRYSAEPRRLMGLPVAAVEVGQQAECLLFDTEAETTFTREFMKSKSQNTPFLDQTLKGRVDLVILGTEILLER; encoded by the coding sequence ATGCTTCTCCTTCAAAACGCCCGCATCGCCTCTGAAAATTCCCCCGTGCTTCTTGAGGCCGATGTCCTGATTGTCGAAGGGAAAATTCAGGACATCGGCCCCAACCTGGCCATTCCCGAGGGCGCCCGGGTCATCGACGCGCGCGGCCGGGTGCTGATGCCCGGCATGTTTGATGCCCACGTCCATTTCCGCGCCCCAGGGTTTGAGAACAAGGAAACCATCACCACGGGCAGCGAAGCGGCCATCAACGGCGGCATTACCGGCGTGGTGATGATGCCCAACACCCGCCCGGCCCTCGACTCGGCAACCGCGGTGGCCACCGTGCTGGAAAATGCCAAGCTCCGGTCCCGCATTCCGGTGTACACCTCCGGCTGCGTCACCAAAAACCGCGAGGGCAAGGAGCTGGCCGAAATCGAAGGCATGCGCGAGCTCGGGGTAAAAATGCTCACCGACGACGGGGACACCACCAACGACCCGGCGGTGCTGCTGCGGGCGATGCAGTACGCCACCGAGTTTGGGATGTTTTTTGCCAGCCACTGCGAGGTGCCGGAGCTGGCCGGGCCGCGCGCCCTGAACGAAGGGGTGATGAGCTACCGGCTCGGCATCAAGGGCTCGCCGGCGTGCGCGGAGGAAATCATCATCGACCGCGACATTCGCCTGGCCCGGGCGGCGGGCGCGCACGTGCACATCCAGCACGTTTCCAGCAAGCTCGGCATGGAAACCATCCGCTGGTGGAAATCCCGCGGCGATGTGAAGGTGACGGCGGAAGTGGCCCCGCACCACCTGATGTTCACCGACGAGCACATCGGCGACTACGACACGAACTATAAAATGAACCCGCCGCTGCGGACGCAGGCGGATTGTGATGCCCTGCTCGAAGGGCTCGTTGAAGGCGTATTCGACCTCATTGCCACGGACCATGCGCCGCACACGCCGTTCGAAAAAGCCCAGGATTTCCTTAGCGCGCCCAATGGCATCACCGGCTTGGATACGGCCCTTGTCTCGCTCTACCACCACTTCGTTGAGCCCAAAAAGTTCGGGTGGGACCTGGTAGTGAAGCGCTACTCGGCAGAGCCACGCCGCCTGATGGGCCTGCCGGTAGCTGCCGTCGAAGTGGGCCAACAAGCCGAGTGCCTCTTGTTCGATACCGAAGCGGAAACGACCTTCACGCGGGAATTCATGAAATCTAAATCCCAGAATACGCCCTTCCTCGACCAGACGTTGAAAGGCCGGGTAGACTTGGTGATTCTAGGGACGGAAATTCTGCTTGAGCGCTAA
- the yiaA gene encoding inner membrane protein YiaA, with protein sequence MTPQQPSPAFIGASWLALVAGMGAFMVGLFNAAMPLNEKGYYFTILMYGLFSAISLQKSVRDRLEGIPVTNIYYGLSWFSTVLAIGLLVVGLWNATLALSEKGFYGMSFLLALFAAIAVQKNTRDAQRPTAQGPN encoded by the coding sequence ATGACGCCCCAACAACCGTCGCCAGCTTTCATCGGTGCTTCCTGGCTTGCCCTGGTGGCGGGCATGGGCGCCTTCATGGTGGGCTTGTTTAACGCCGCGATGCCCCTGAACGAGAAGGGCTACTACTTCACCATCCTCATGTACGGGTTGTTTTCGGCCATTTCGCTGCAAAAGAGCGTGCGCGACCGCCTCGAAGGCATCCCCGTCACCAACATTTACTACGGCCTGAGTTGGTTTTCCACCGTGCTGGCCATCGGGCTGCTGGTAGTGGGCCTGTGGAATGCCACGCTGGCGCTCAGCGAGAAAGGCTTCTACGGCATGTCGTTTCTGCTGGCGCTCTTCGCCGCCATCGCCGTGCAGAAAAACACGCGCGACGCCCAGCGGCCCACCGCGCAGGGCCCCAATTGA
- a CDS encoding aspartate carbamoyltransferase catalytic subunit, whose translation MARKDLLDIASLHREEIEFLLDQSTSFKKLFTHSVKKIPALEGKSVLMLFYEASTRTHSSFEVAAKRLSAEVTNFDVAHSSITKGESVRETIETLQAMRTDYIVVRHGHSGLPGMIARQTTASVINAGDGAHEHPTQALLDAFTIKEKFPDPRGKKVLIIGDILHSRVARSTSTLLQKLGVEVAYLGPGSLVPKYIPESIRRFTDYEAAMAWSPDVVYLLRVQMERQDVQFFPNVREYHRVYGITNARLAEIRDRGLYIMHPGPVNRGVELCDAVMDYERSLITNQVENGISVRMAVLDWLTPGGDFPRQESYVAQQRASSTVIMP comes from the coding sequence ATGGCACGTAAAGACCTGCTCGACATCGCATCCCTTCACCGTGAGGAAATCGAGTTCCTGCTCGACCAATCCACGTCCTTTAAAAAACTGTTCACCCACTCGGTGAAAAAAATCCCTGCCCTTGAGGGCAAGTCCGTGCTCATGCTGTTCTACGAGGCTAGCACCCGGACGCACTCCTCCTTCGAGGTTGCGGCCAAACGCCTCTCGGCGGAGGTAACGAATTTCGACGTCGCCCACTCCTCCATCACCAAGGGCGAGTCGGTGCGCGAGACAATTGAGACGCTCCAGGCGATGCGCACCGACTACATCGTCGTCCGCCACGGTCACTCCGGCCTGCCCGGTATGATTGCCCGCCAAACCACGGCGTCGGTCATCAATGCCGGCGATGGGGCGCACGAGCACCCCACCCAAGCCCTGCTGGACGCCTTCACCATCAAGGAAAAATTTCCCGACCCCAGGGGCAAAAAAGTCCTCATCATCGGCGATATTCTCCACTCCCGCGTCGCGCGCTCCACCAGCACCCTGCTGCAAAAGCTGGGCGTCGAGGTCGCTTACCTGGGCCCGGGCTCGCTCGTGCCCAAGTATATCCCGGAAAGCATCCGCCGCTTCACCGACTATGAGGCGGCCATGGCCTGGTCGCCCGATGTCGTGTACCTGCTCCGCGTGCAGATGGAGCGCCAGGACGTGCAATTTTTCCCCAACGTCCGGGAATACCACCGCGTCTACGGCATCACCAACGCCCGGCTGGCAGAAATCCGCGACCGCGGCCTCTACATTATGCACCCCGGACCCGTAAACCGGGGGGTTGAGCTATGCGACGCCGTGATGGACTACGAGCGCAGCCTGATCACCAACCAGGTCGAAAACGGGATTTCCGTTCGCATGGCCGTGCTCGACTGGCTCACGCCGGGCGGGGATTTCCCGCGGCAGGAATCGTATGTCGCACAGCAGCGAGCCAGCTCCACGGTGATTATGCCCTGA
- a CDS encoding acyltransferase family protein: protein MLTPSSGTAPLTAAPYRVHALDATRGFALLIGIVYHGLESLVANKIYGPAQDTQSSLLLEAAYYVFHIFRMQVFFLMAGYFAHLLYHRQGLRGFVANRVQRLGLPLLIFWPLDYVLVAALWVWSIQHSSGLPLRQAFAKLPAVYRLVQGVPLMHLWFLYYLLLFCACVAVVRPAANRWPGALHQARTLADQALASALAHWWGSLALAVLAVPPMLAMTDGLGVDTPESSLWPRWAPFALYFLYFALGWLLHRQAHLLNALRQFRVVNLVSSGLLIGLLFGLKILGHRLDATTASRLPAAINFVYAFASTTTVCAFVGYMLAYFSAPHPVVRYLSDAAYWGYLIHLPIIIFFQLLVAPYGWHWPIKLLLILGPTFIILLLTYHFCVRHTRLGLLLNGRIYAPRGATA, encoded by the coding sequence ATGCTTACTCCCTCCTCCGGTACGGCCCCCCTCACGGCGGCCCCGTACCGTGTGCACGCCCTCGACGCCACCCGTGGCTTTGCGTTGCTCATTGGCATCGTTTACCACGGCCTGGAGTCGCTGGTGGCCAATAAAATATATGGCCCGGCCCAGGATACCCAAAGCAGCCTGCTGCTGGAGGCGGCCTACTATGTATTCCATATTTTCAGAATGCAGGTGTTTTTTCTGATGGCCGGCTATTTTGCCCACCTGCTCTACCACCGCCAGGGCCTCCGTGGGTTCGTGGCCAACCGAGTGCAACGCCTGGGGCTGCCCCTCCTCATTTTTTGGCCCCTTGACTATGTGCTAGTGGCCGCACTGTGGGTGTGGAGCATCCAGCACTCCAGCGGCCTGCCCTTGCGGCAAGCTTTTGCCAAGCTGCCAGCGGTGTACCGGTTGGTGCAGGGCGTGCCGCTGATGCACCTCTGGTTTCTCTACTACCTGCTCCTGTTCTGCGCGTGTGTGGCCGTTGTTCGCCCCGCTGCCAACCGCTGGCCCGGCGCCCTGCACCAGGCGCGCACCTTGGCCGACCAGGCCCTGGCCTCGGCGCTGGCGCATTGGTGGGGCAGTCTGGCCCTGGCCGTGCTGGCCGTTCCTCCCATGCTGGCCATGACGGACGGGCTAGGGGTCGACACCCCAGAATCGAGCCTATGGCCCCGTTGGGCCCCTTTTGCGCTGTACTTTCTATACTTTGCCTTGGGCTGGCTGCTGCACCGCCAAGCTCACCTGCTGAACGCCTTGCGTCAGTTCAGGGTGGTGAACTTGGTTTCCAGCGGCCTGCTGATCGGCCTGCTTTTCGGCTTGAAAATCCTGGGCCACCGGCTTGATGCCACCACCGCAAGCCGGTTGCCCGCCGCAATTAATTTCGTCTACGCCTTTGCGTCGACGACGACGGTTTGTGCCTTTGTAGGGTACATGCTGGCGTATTTCTCCGCGCCCCACCCCGTCGTGCGTTACCTGTCCGATGCAGCCTACTGGGGGTACCTAATTCACCTGCCCATCATCATCTTTTTTCAACTGCTCGTTGCGCCCTACGGCTGGCACTGGCCGATTAAGCTGCTTCTCATCCTGGGCCCCACGTTCATCATTCTGCTGCTGACCTATCACTTCTGCGTACGCCACACCCGGCTCGGCTTGCTACTCAACGGCCGCATTTATGCGCCCCGCGGGGCCACCGCCTAA
- a CDS encoding glycosyltransferase family 2 protein, which translates to MHFSVITPTHDRSALLPEAVASVRATTGTPLDFSFDHFVFDNGSHDDTAAYLRTAAAQPGPPLRHWHHGTPQTVGRARNLAIREAAPDAWLVPLDDDDLLLQRALYHYGAQIEANPGRPWLVADFLRVDENLRYLPGEDYYAWQFDTPAAMLQAIFRAEHFLQGNVCYSHALIDEVGGYDEELKMAEDLDLYVRFLLAGHLPVVCPHFSHLHRFHARNVSTGVDAAKHNADLQVIYQKYAAQLGALGIAAPG; encoded by the coding sequence ATGCACTTTTCCGTCATCACCCCCACCCACGACCGTAGCGCGCTGCTGCCCGAGGCCGTGGCCAGCGTCCGGGCCACCACCGGCACCCCGCTCGATTTCTCCTTTGACCACTTCGTGTTCGATAACGGCTCGCACGACGACACCGCCGCCTACCTGCGCACCGCCGCTGCCCAGCCGGGGCCCCCGCTGCGCCACTGGCACCACGGCACCCCCCAAACCGTAGGTCGCGCCCGCAACCTGGCCATCCGCGAGGCTGCCCCCGATGCCTGGCTCGTGCCGCTCGACGACGACGACCTGCTCCTCCAGCGCGCCCTCTACCATTACGGGGCCCAAATCGAAGCTAACCCCGGCCGCCCGTGGCTAGTGGCCGATTTCCTGCGCGTGGACGAAAACCTGCGCTACCTGCCGGGCGAGGACTACTACGCCTGGCAGTTCGACACCCCCGCGGCCATGCTCCAGGCCATTTTCCGGGCCGAGCATTTCCTGCAAGGCAACGTGTGCTACAGCCACGCCCTCATCGACGAAGTGGGCGGCTACGACGAGGAATTGAAAATGGCCGAAGACCTGGATTTGTACGTCCGCTTCCTGCTGGCCGGGCACCTGCCCGTGGTGTGCCCGCACTTCAGCCACCTGCACCGCTTCCACGCCCGCAACGTGAGCACCGGCGTGGACGCCGCTAAGCACAACGCCGACCTACAGGTGATTTACCAGAAGTACGCCGCGCAACTGGGGGCCCTGGGCATCGCCGCGCCGGGCTAG
- a CDS encoding T9SS type A sorting domain-containing protein: protein MNFRIFNILGQTVLRRPGSGASAELDLSGLAPGLYTIRALGTGGVLARGVVRR, encoded by the coding sequence TTGAATTTTAGAATATTTAACATTCTGGGCCAAACGGTGCTGCGCCGCCCCGGCAGCGGCGCTTCCGCCGAGCTGGATTTGAGCGGCTTGGCCCCGGGCCTCTACACAATTAGGGCCCTGGGCACGGGCGGCGTGCTGGCGCGTGGGGTAGTGCGGCGGTAG
- a CDS encoding TIGR02117 family protein codes for MMAAFLRKTLKITGYAVGAVVGAVALYMGTALVLERIPVAKADPGAPADVPVFIRTNGVHSDLVLPVRTDQFDWTQQLPYAHTQANDPSFDYVGIGWGDKGFYMDTPTWAELKPSTAIRAGFWLSTTAMHATFYRAADLAPSPACVPLHLSRAEYARLIAYIQASFQHDAAGNVRWIPGHSYGPDDAFYEAHGTYSILRTCNTWTNNALKVAGQKASLWTPFEAGIFYQYGQSGKPPEGTAE; via the coding sequence ATGATGGCCGCTTTTCTCCGCAAAACCCTGAAAATTACCGGCTACGCGGTGGGGGCGGTGGTGGGCGCCGTGGCCCTGTACATGGGCACGGCGCTGGTGCTCGAACGCATTCCGGTGGCCAAGGCCGACCCCGGGGCCCCGGCCGACGTGCCCGTCTTCATCCGCACCAACGGCGTGCACTCCGACCTGGTGCTGCCCGTGCGCACCGACCAGTTCGACTGGACGCAGCAACTGCCCTACGCCCACACCCAGGCCAACGACCCGTCGTTCGACTACGTGGGCATCGGGTGGGGCGACAAGGGCTTTTACATGGACACGCCCACCTGGGCCGAACTCAAGCCCAGCACGGCCATCCGGGCGGGTTTCTGGCTGAGCACCACGGCCATGCACGCTACCTTCTACCGCGCCGCCGACCTGGCGCCCTCGCCGGCCTGCGTGCCGCTGCACCTGAGCCGCGCCGAGTACGCCCGGCTCATTGCCTACATCCAGGCCAGCTTCCAGCACGACGCGGCCGGCAACGTGCGCTGGATTCCAGGCCACAGCTACGGCCCCGACGACGCCTTTTACGAGGCCCACGGCACCTACAGCATCCTGCGCACCTGCAACACCTGGACCAACAACGCCCTGAAAGTGGCCGGCCAGAAAGCCAGCCTCTGGACGCCCTTCGAGGCGGGCATCTTCTACCAGTACGGCCAAAGCGGCAAGCCGCCCGAGGGCACCGCCGAATAG
- a CDS encoding GH92 family glycosyl hydrolase: protein MKTATLALLLGLAGAARAQGPANLVQYAHPLVGTAKMGHTFPGATVPFGMVQLSPDTDTVAYATPEGKYNPDVYRYCAGYQYDDPTIVGFSHTHFSGTGHSDLGDFLVMPTVGPLRLNPGTADRPGSGYRSRYAHKTEVAEPAYYRVKLDDPGVLAELTATARVGVHRYTFPQAADAHIVLDLMAGIYNYPGKNVWTFVRVENDSLVTGYRQTNGWGRTRTEYFALAFSKPFAHYGSRNYDQKEPYRGFWGRFDQVHDWPDLAGHQLRLHFDFATRAGEQVLLKMALSSTSTAGALRNLRAEAPGWNFDALHRQGQALWQQELGKVEIQGPKVDKDNFYTAMYHACLSPTIYQDVDGQYRGLDQNNHQAEGFTNYTTFSLWDTFRALHPLFNLIQPKRNADMVQSMLAHYDQSAEHMLPVWSHYANENWCMSGYHSTTVLADAVLTGTVPAAQAERALAACVATARHRWFDGLGDYLDRGYVPDGRSGTSVSTTLEYALDDWCIAQLAQKLGHADLYQEFSKRAGNWQNVYDARIGYMRPRAADGTFRAKFDVLSTNGQGFIEGNAWNYSLAVPHDPAGLIAKMGGNARFVPHLDSLFTMSLPDKFFAETEDITRDGIIGNYVHGNEPAHHVAYLYNWTDQPWKTQARVRMILPKMYHPTPDGLGGNDDCGQMSAWYIFSALGFYPVAPASGEYALGSPAVQGAVLRLENGKTFTVTVKNQGPKNVYVQSARLNGKLLTRPFLPVAEVMGGGELAFVMGSKPKKK, encoded by the coding sequence ATGAAAACCGCAACCTTGGCCCTGCTGCTGGGCCTGGCCGGCGCCGCCCGCGCCCAGGGCCCCGCCAACCTTGTGCAGTACGCCCACCCGCTGGTGGGCACCGCCAAAATGGGCCACACCTTCCCCGGCGCCACGGTGCCCTTCGGCATGGTGCAGCTCAGCCCCGACACCGACACGGTGGCCTACGCCACGCCCGAGGGCAAGTACAACCCCGACGTGTACCGCTACTGCGCCGGCTACCAGTACGACGACCCCACCATCGTGGGCTTCAGCCACACGCACTTCAGCGGCACGGGCCACTCCGACCTCGGCGACTTCCTGGTGATGCCCACCGTGGGGCCCCTGCGCCTTAACCCCGGCACCGCCGACCGGCCCGGCAGCGGCTACCGCTCGCGCTACGCGCACAAAACCGAGGTGGCCGAGCCGGCCTACTACCGCGTGAAGCTCGACGACCCCGGCGTGCTGGCCGAGCTTACGGCCACGGCCCGGGTGGGCGTGCACCGCTACACGTTTCCGCAGGCCGCCGACGCGCACATTGTGCTCGACTTGATGGCCGGGATTTACAACTACCCGGGCAAAAACGTGTGGACGTTTGTGCGCGTGGAAAACGACTCGCTGGTGACCGGCTACCGCCAAACCAACGGCTGGGGCCGCACCCGCACCGAGTACTTCGCGCTGGCGTTTTCGAAGCCCTTCGCCCACTACGGCAGCCGCAACTACGACCAAAAGGAACCCTACCGCGGCTTCTGGGGCCGCTTCGACCAGGTGCACGACTGGCCCGACCTGGCCGGCCACCAGTTGCGCCTGCACTTCGACTTCGCCACCCGGGCCGGCGAGCAGGTGCTGCTGAAAATGGCGCTGTCCTCCACCAGCACCGCCGGGGCCCTGCGCAACCTGCGCGCCGAGGCCCCGGGCTGGAACTTCGACGCCCTGCACCGCCAGGGCCAGGCCTTGTGGCAGCAGGAGCTGGGCAAGGTCGAAATCCAGGGCCCCAAGGTGGACAAGGACAACTTCTACACGGCCATGTACCACGCCTGCCTCAGCCCCACCATCTACCAGGACGTGGACGGCCAGTACCGCGGCCTCGACCAGAACAACCATCAGGCGGAAGGCTTCACCAACTACACCACGTTCTCGCTCTGGGACACGTTTAGGGCCCTGCACCCGCTGTTTAACCTGATTCAGCCCAAGCGCAACGCCGACATGGTGCAGTCCATGCTGGCCCACTACGACCAGAGCGCCGAGCACATGCTGCCCGTGTGGAGCCACTACGCCAACGAAAACTGGTGCATGAGCGGCTACCACAGCACCACCGTGCTGGCCGACGCCGTGCTCACCGGCACCGTGCCGGCCGCGCAGGCCGAGCGGGCCCTGGCCGCCTGCGTGGCCACCGCCCGCCACCGCTGGTTCGACGGGCTGGGCGACTACCTGGACCGCGGCTACGTGCCCGACGGCCGCAGCGGCACCTCCGTGTCCACCACCCTCGAGTACGCCCTCGACGACTGGTGCATTGCCCAGCTGGCCCAGAAGCTGGGCCACGCCGACCTCTACCAGGAGTTCAGCAAGCGGGCCGGCAACTGGCAAAACGTGTACGACGCCCGCATCGGCTACATGCGGCCCCGCGCGGCCGACGGCACGTTCCGGGCCAAGTTCGACGTGCTGAGCACCAACGGCCAGGGCTTCATCGAGGGCAACGCCTGGAACTACAGCCTCGCCGTGCCCCACGACCCCGCCGGCCTGATTGCCAAAATGGGCGGCAACGCCCGCTTCGTGCCGCACCTCGATTCGCTCTTTACGATGAGCCTGCCCGACAAGTTCTTCGCCGAAACCGAGGACATCACCCGCGACGGCATCATCGGCAACTACGTGCACGGCAACGAGCCCGCCCACCACGTGGCCTACCTCTACAACTGGACCGACCAGCCCTGGAAAACCCAGGCCCGCGTGCGCATGATCCTGCCCAAGATGTACCACCCCACGCCCGACGGCCTGGGCGGCAACGACGACTGCGGCCAGATGAGCGCCTGGTACATCTTCAGCGCCCTGGGCTTCTACCCCGTGGCCCCCGCCTCGGGCGAGTACGCCCTGGGCAGCCCCGCCGTGCAAGGCGCCGTGCTCCGCCTCGAAAACGGCAAAACCTTCACCGTCACCGTCAAAAACCAGGGCCCCAAAAACGTCTACGTCCAGTCCGCCCGCCTCAACGGCAAGCTGCTAACACGCCCGTTTCTGCCCGTGGCGGAGGTGATGGGCGGCGGAGAGCTGGCATTTGTGATGGGAAGTAAACCGAAGAAGAAATGA